In Tenacibaculum sp. 190524A02b, the genomic stretch TTGTAAATTAGGTGCTACATTCAAGTATAATGAAGTGATGTTATTATTGGATAATTCTAACTGAAAAAGATTGTCATAACTAATTCTTGACATTATAATTGATGTTAACTTATTATCATCTAAAATTAGATTCTTTACTGCTTTATTCCATCTTACATCAATATTCGTTAATAAGTTTTTAGATATTGTTACATCCTCAAGTAATAAGTTATTTGATAAATCTATAGCGGTTAACTTATTATTATATAAGTCTAACTTAATCAACTTTTTATTCTCACTTAAATTTATATGAGCTATACTGTTATTTATAGCTTTTAATTCTGTTAAATTTTTAAAATACTGAATTCCTTCTATTGATTTAATATTTTTATCTTTAACATTTAAAGTAGTAACCTCACTAATATTCTTAACAGGTACAAATCCATCAACAGATCCTGTATCGTGATTTAAATCTATTAAAGCTTGTTCAAAATTATTATCAGGAATATATGCATATGAATCTGGTGTTAAATCTACTGTATAAAATGCATCCTCATTAGGCATTGCGTTTTTAATACTTGAAAAATACAATTTATCATTATGAATTAACATTGCTAAAGAATAATTATATTCAGAAGAAGCAACAAACGTTTCGTAAGTATTATTTATAATATCATAACGGATTATATCTCCATCATTTCTAAACTGAGCTATATATAAATAATTTCCTCTATGCACGATATCCTGTGCTTGTATTAAACTTGAAATTACTTCTTCTACATCTGTTCCTATTGAAGTATTTAAAGCTCTCTTATACAAGGAAGTTCCTTTTATGTAAAATAATGTATTATTTATAATTTTTAAGTCCTCAATACTAGTTGCATCTACTATTTGAGTTTCTGTAGTTTGTGGGTTTTCATTAGTCATATCGTAACGGAATATTCCTTTTTCAGCACTAACTGCATACAGATAATTACCTACAAATTCAAAACCAACTGCCCTTCTTAAATCAATTACTTTTTCCGATATATTTAACTCTGTTAAAGGCCTCCTTTCAATAACATTCCCTGTATAACTGGCAAAATATAAATAGCCATTATAAACTTTCATATCATTTTGTGATGTAGAATAGTTATAGGAAATAGGAGGTTCATTTAAATTAGTTAACTTGTAACGTTTAAAAACATTAGCAAATGTAAAAGACGCATACAAATAGGTACCATCTGTAGCTATAGCATAAGATGAATGTGGTATATTTTTTAGCTTAGTTACTGTTTGTGCATTAACTAAAATGCTTGCTAATAAATAAAGTGCTAGGGTAATTTTTTGTTTCATTTTTTTACTTTTTATTAAGCCACAAAATTATTTTACCTTAAATAATTATACTTCACACTAAAAGGGTGATATTTTTAACCTAATATTTACAGATATTTGCAATACATTTAATTTGAATGTTTAAAGTACCCCTAACATATTATCCTAAACTATCTGTTCTTTTATGGTTCGCTTGTTTTTTTACTATATATGCACAAAACAATGTATATAAGCATTACACTACAGAAGAAGGACTACCACATGATATAACCTATCAAATAATACAAGATTCACAAGGGTATATCTGGATTGGTACGGATGATGGTTTGGTTAAGTTTAACGGAAAAACGTTTCTTGTTTATGGTAGTGAAAAAGGCTTAAAATCTAATTACGTAATTGATATCATAGAAGATGTTCCTAATAAGCAATTTTTAATAGCTACTTGGGGAAGAGGTATTCATATTTTAAAAAACGATAGTATTTATAAAAACGAATCCTCTGCTACTGACTACTCAAAAATTAATAAAATTTATAAATTAAATGATTCTTTAGTTTACGGAGATAGTGGTAATAGTAAACAGGTGTTTTACAATATTAAAAAGCATCAGATAAATGTTAAACATGTTGGATATGATCATGATACTTTACTAGTAAAATCTAAGGTTGATTTTAAAAAGATTCTTCGTGATACGCATCAAAATTTTATTAACGACACACTTTATTTACATCACTCTGAGCTAAACATTGCAACTAAAGATCAACTAAAAGGTGTTTATGCTTTTGAAAATTTCAGCTATAAAAAAATAAACCTTAAAAAGTTAAACAATAAATACGTTCATTCACTTACTAAAGATAATGGTTATTTTATAGCTGCTTCCTATAACCATCTTTTCTTTTATGACGGTTCTAAGTTTCTTGAAAAAAGAATCTTACAGCTCCCAGAAGGGAAAATTATTCAAATGCAACTATTTAAAAGTCAATTATATTTTGTATTTATTAATAAAGCTAACGGATTAAGAGAACTGTACTGTTATAACATTTACAATAATTTTCTTACCAATATTTCTCAAAAACTAGCTATTAAAAGTTCTATTTCTGACTTCCTTTTTGATAAAGATGCTAATTTGTGGCTTACAACTTATGGAAGTGGTGTGTACCAAATACTTCACACTAATAATGCCTTTTATGGAAAGAATTATTTTATAAATCCAGATTTAAGGGATATTGCTTTTCATGATAATGGAATTATTTCCATAGCTCCTAATATTATTTATAGTATTCAAAACGATACTTTAATTAATTCTAAACGTATTCCTTTTCATACAGAAACATTTCAGCTTCTTAAAAATCAAGAAATCGACGTTATTGTTCCTAATAAAATTAATGGAAGTTATCAGGATCGATGGAACAATTATGTTTTAAGAAATAAAAATTTTAAAGCATTTAACTTTTCTTTTAAAGGAGTAAATATTTATTTAACTGATTATTCGTATACCATAAAAAAAGAAGGTCGTATTATCAATAAAGGTGTATTTCATAATGTTTACGGTTCTTATTTATTAAATGCTATACAAGACAAAGAATACATCTACGCCTTATTTGGTAGATTAGGAATTTACCGATTAAATGTACTTACAGGTGAAGTAATACAGTGGAATGAAACCATGGGTATTAATGCCAATATGTTCACAGATTTGGTTATTCACAATCAAACATATTGGGTAGGCACCAATTCAGGAGTTTATAAAATAAACTCTTTAAAGAAGAATCATTACACTACTAATCATGGATTATTAAGTAACCATGTTAATGATCTTTTTATAGATAAATTTGGTGTATTGTGGACTGCCACACAAAAAGGATTAAATGTTTTAAAGAAAACTACTTTTTATAGTGTTGATAAAAACTTAGGTCAAGAATCTTCTTCTGTAAAAAAAATAGTTGAACATAACGATTATATATATGCTGTAGGAAACAAAGGGTTATTTAAATATGATAACTTGTACCCTTTTAATAACTTAACCAATACCACTTTAAAAGTTTCACAGCAAAACACTCAGTTTACAATAGCTCCTATCAACTTTGTAAATCCTAATACATTAAAAATTCAATATCAATTAAATAAAGATACTTGGGCTACTTTATTAAATGAAAAAATAAGTTTCAAAAACCTTGCTCAAGATAACTATCAAGTTGTTTTTAGATATAAAGACGGACTCAGTAACTGGATTTATACCAAACCTTATTATTTTAAAATTGTATATCCTTGGCATCAACAATTATGGTTTTATACACTGCTTATTGTTTTAGGAGCTGGTACTATAGTTTTATTGATATACAACCAACTCTTAAAGTCTAGAAAAAAGAATAAAATTTTTCAACAAACTTTACTGGAAAGAGAAAAGTTACAAGAAGATTTAAAAAATGTCCGCCACCAAATAGCGCAAGATTTCCATGATGATTTAGGAAACAAATTAGCTAGTATATCCATGTTATCTAACTTATCTTTAAAGAAAACAACCAAAGAAAGTAATTTATACCCTAGTTTACATCAAATTAATAAAGATGCAAACTTTTTATATGCAGGCATGCGTGATTTTGTTTGGTCTTTAGACTATAAAAACAACGAGTTAAAGGAGGTACAACTCTATTTAAATGACTTTGGTGAAAAATTATTTGAATTTTCAAATATTAACTTTAAAAGTAGTAACAATGTTTCTAAATTAGAAGTAACCTTACCTCATTATTGGAACAAACAATTGGTTTTAGTTTTTAAAGAAGCTATGACTAATACTTTAAAACATAGTAAAGCTACTGAAGTAGTATTTTCTGTAAACTTGAAGAATGCTATTTTAGAAATTAAACTTGAAGACAATGGTATTGGATATGATATCAATACCGTAGGAAGAAAAAACGGCTTACGAAATATGAAAGAAAGAATTGAATTTATTAACGGTGAATTAAACTTTACAAACCATAATGGTTTTGGGGTATATTTTAAGGGAAAAATTAACAAGTAAGAATGAAAAATGTAGTCATTATTGAAGATAACGAAAGCCTTTTGTTTTCGTTTAAAGAAATTATAAACACTTCTGAAGATTTTAATGTATTAGGTGCTTTTACCAATTGTGAAGATGCTCTTATATTTTGTAAAAAGAAAAAGCCGGATATTATTTTAATTGACATTAAGCTACCAGGTATTAACGGTATTGAAGGAATAAGAAGGTTTCACCATCAAAATCCAAATGCTAAAAGTGTGGTAATTTCTGTTTATGAAGATTCTGATTATATTTTTGATGCTTTGTCTGCAGGTGCTATTGGCTACCTTACTAAAAATACCAGTCCTGAAGAATTAATTAATGCTTTACAACAAATAAAATACGGAGGTTCACCTATGAGCGGTAATATTGCTCGAAAAGTAATCGCTTATTTTCAAGTTCCAAAACAACAAGGGCTAACACCAAGGGAAAATGATGTGGTAAAACTTTTAGCAAAAGGAAAAAGTTATGCCATTATTGCTGAAGAATTAAACTTATCTGTTAACACCATAAAAACACATGCTCGTAATATTTATGAGAAGTTGCATATTAGCAAACGTGAAGAACTGATTAAAAAGTTGAATCATGATATGTGATGGGTTTTAAAATAAAACTACTTATTTAATCTATATACTCGGATTCAACTTAATTCAATCCGAGTCTGTTTACTTATTATAAAGATTGTAACGAGCTTCTTTCTACTTTTTCCATTCTAGCATACAGTATTTCTTCGTTCACATGTAAAAGGTTTATTAAGTTCAGTGCTATAAATATAGCTACTCCAATAGCGCCTTCTTCATTATCACTGAACTCAACTTGTAAGCCAACATTATTCGCATGGTCATCACTTGAAACTCCTTCAACATCATTCCAAGTACCAAAAGTTGCTGTTTCCGTTACTGCTTTTAAAAAAAACAACGAATCTGATTTACTTAAAGGCAACATCATTGTTACAATTTCTTCTTGTGTACGAGTCAAATTAACATTTATTGTT encodes the following:
- a CDS encoding leucine-rich repeat domain-containing protein encodes the protein MKQKITLALYLLASILVNAQTVTKLKNIPHSSYAIATDGTYLYASFTFANVFKRYKLTNLNEPPISYNYSTSQNDMKVYNGYLYFASYTGNVIERRPLTELNISEKVIDLRRAVGFEFVGNYLYAVSAEKGIFRYDMTNENPQTTETQIVDATSIEDLKIINNTLFYIKGTSLYKRALNTSIGTDVEEVISSLIQAQDIVHRGNYLYIAQFRNDGDIIRYDIINNTYETFVASSEYNYSLAMLIHNDKLYFSSIKNAMPNEDAFYTVDLTPDSYAYIPDNNFEQALIDLNHDTGSVDGFVPVKNISEVTTLNVKDKNIKSIEGIQYFKNLTELKAINNSIAHINLSENKKLIKLDLYNNKLTAIDLSNNLLLEDVTISKNLLTNIDVRWNKAVKNLILDDNKLTSIIMSRISYDNLFQLELSNNNITSLYLNVAPNLQQLYVSKNKLTTLDASKNPLLDELYMDNMSTLTSVNLKNGGNANMSDLYAPNTPNLSCIQVDDAVYSKTNWTQVDAASTFSENCVTASINDDILTGFSVYPNPSTTYINVKTENSIKELLVYDMLGKEVLKSNTQKIDITNLIKGVYILKIKTDSNKVGIQQFIKK
- a CDS encoding two-component regulator propeller domain-containing protein, with product MFKVPLTYYPKLSVLLWFACFFTIYAQNNVYKHYTTEEGLPHDITYQIIQDSQGYIWIGTDDGLVKFNGKTFLVYGSEKGLKSNYVIDIIEDVPNKQFLIATWGRGIHILKNDSIYKNESSATDYSKINKIYKLNDSLVYGDSGNSKQVFYNIKKHQINVKHVGYDHDTLLVKSKVDFKKILRDTHQNFINDTLYLHHSELNIATKDQLKGVYAFENFSYKKINLKKLNNKYVHSLTKDNGYFIAASYNHLFFYDGSKFLEKRILQLPEGKIIQMQLFKSQLYFVFINKANGLRELYCYNIYNNFLTNISQKLAIKSSISDFLFDKDANLWLTTYGSGVYQILHTNNAFYGKNYFINPDLRDIAFHDNGIISIAPNIIYSIQNDTLINSKRIPFHTETFQLLKNQEIDVIVPNKINGSYQDRWNNYVLRNKNFKAFNFSFKGVNIYLTDYSYTIKKEGRIINKGVFHNVYGSYLLNAIQDKEYIYALFGRLGIYRLNVLTGEVIQWNETMGINANMFTDLVIHNQTYWVGTNSGVYKINSLKKNHYTTNHGLLSNHVNDLFIDKFGVLWTATQKGLNVLKKTTFYSVDKNLGQESSSVKKIVEHNDYIYAVGNKGLFKYDNLYPFNNLTNTTLKVSQQNTQFTIAPINFVNPNTLKIQYQLNKDTWATLLNEKISFKNLAQDNYQVVFRYKDGLSNWIYTKPYYFKIVYPWHQQLWFYTLLIVLGAGTIVLLIYNQLLKSRKKNKIFQQTLLEREKLQEDLKNVRHQIAQDFHDDLGNKLASISMLSNLSLKKTTKESNLYPSLHQINKDANFLYAGMRDFVWSLDYKNNELKEVQLYLNDFGEKLFEFSNINFKSSNNVSKLEVTLPHYWNKQLVLVFKEAMTNTLKHSKATEVVFSVNLKNAILEIKLEDNGIGYDINTVGRKNGLRNMKERIEFINGELNFTNHNGFGVYFKGKINK
- a CDS encoding response regulator transcription factor, with the protein product MKNVVIIEDNESLLFSFKEIINTSEDFNVLGAFTNCEDALIFCKKKKPDIILIDIKLPGINGIEGIRRFHHQNPNAKSVVISVYEDSDYIFDALSAGAIGYLTKNTSPEELINALQQIKYGGSPMSGNIARKVIAYFQVPKQQGLTPRENDVVKLLAKGKSYAIIAEELNLSVNTIKTHARNIYEKLHISKREELIKKLNHDM